The proteins below come from a single Chelmon rostratus isolate fCheRos1 chromosome 10, fCheRos1.pri, whole genome shotgun sequence genomic window:
- the mafba gene encoding transcription factor MafB: protein MLQQVSAQRWRSQKNYCMKQERREETLINKSVFATLASTFAYLQKSRDSNMSTELSMGPELPSSPLALEYVNDFDLMKFDVKKEGLAGLERNGVRQCNRLQPQGSVSSTPISTPCSSVPSSPSFSPTEQKSHLEELYWMPNSGYHQQIDPQTLSLTPEDAVEALIGAAAHGHPPPPHVQQQLQQQGAFEGYRGPHHHHSHHGHGQQHHHPYAGGIPHHAEELSGHPAGGHNHPHSQHHHHHSQDPDSPSPVSPESHQPLHHHRHHHHHHTHGHLSQSAGHHSSGGGLNVEDRFTDDQLVSMSVRELNRHLRGFTKDEVIRLKQKRRTLKNRGYAQSCRFKRVQQKHVLENEKTQLINQVEQLKAEISRLARERDAYKLKCEKLTGSGANNGFREAGSTSDNPSSPEFFM, encoded by the coding sequence ATGCTACAGCAAGTCAGTGCACAGCGGTGGAGGAGCCAAAAGAACTATTGCATGAAacaagaaaggagagaggagacgctGATTAATAAGTCAGTTTTTGCGACGCTCGCAAGTACCTTTGCATATCTGCAAAAGAGTCGCGACAGCAACATGAGCACAGAGCTGAGCATGGGCCCGGAGCTACCAAGCAGCCCTCTGGCTCTGGAATATGTCAatgattttgacctgatgaagtTTGACGTGAAGAAGGAAGGCCTGGCCGGGCTGGAGCGCAACGGGGTGCGCCAGTGTAACCGTCTCCAACCCCAAGGCTCTGTGTCTTCCACCCCCATCAGTACGCCCTGCAGCTCGGTGCCCTCTTCACCCAGCTTCAGCCCCACAGAGCAGAAAAGCCACCTAGAGGAGCTGTACTGGATGCCGAACAGCGGGTACCATCAGCAGATAGACCCGCAGACGCTAAGCCTGACCCCAGAGGACGCAGTGGAGGCCCTGATTGGCGCCGCAGCTCACGGCCACCCTCCGCCTCCGCACgtccaacagcagctgcagcagcaaggCGCCTTCGAGGGCTACAGGGGCCCGCATCACCATCACAGCCACCACGGCCACGGCCAGCAGCACCATCACCCATACGCGGGGGGCATCCCGCACCACGCCGAGGAACTGTCCGGGCACCCCGCAGGCGGACACAACCACCCACACAGccagcaccaccatcaccacagCCAAGACCCCGACAGCCCGTCCCCGGTCTCCCCAGAGTCCCACCAGCCGCTCCATCACCACcgccaccatcatcaccaccacacGCACGGCCACCTGAGCCAGTCGGCGGGGCACCACAGCTCCGGGGGCGGACTCAACGTGGAGGACCGCTTCACCGACGACCAGCTGGTGTCCATGTCGGTGAGGGAGCTCAACAGACACCTACGGGGCTTCACCAAGGACGAGGTCATCCGCCTCAAGCAGAAGAGGAGAACCCTGAAGAACCGGGGATACGCGCAGTCCTGCCGGTTCAAGCGGGTGCAGCAGAAGCACGTGCTGGAGAACGAGAAGACGCAGCTGATTAACcaggtggagcagctgaaggCGGAGATCAGCCGGCTGGCAAGGGAGAGGGACGCCTACAAACTCAAGTGTGAGAAACTGACGGGGTCAGGGGCCAATAACGGGTTCCGCGAGGCTGGCTCGACCAGTGACAACCCTTCATCACCAGAGTTTTTCATGTGA